TCCTTTCTTGCCATCTGCGGCAGGAGAGGCTGCTGTAGTGGTTGTACCACCAGTTGTAGTTGGGGTGGTGGTGGTTGTAGGGGTACAAGCTGCAACAATACTGCTAGCAGCAGCTAAAGAACCGTACTGGATAAATCTGCGACGGGTTATCGCATTCAAAGCATCATTCGATCTATTGATCTTCTTCATCAGATGAAACACTCCTAAACTATTTTAAAACTCACACCAAGATATATTTAATTCTGAACATCAAGATAGATTTATTTGAGAGTAAAGACAAGATGTCAATTCCTAATAATCAATCTAGTGTCCGACCATCCAAGGACGACTTCCAGAATGATATTGAATGGTTGGTGTTTTTGGTTCCAGTTCTCGTTTAACTAGTTCTGGCTCCGCACTCACTTTTTTCATTCGTACAGTTCTAGACAATGTCATTGGTGGAGAAAAGATGCGCTTACCGCGTTTATCGCATTCTGGACAATGAGCTGGGTCGCTAGACTCAGCCATTGGTCTCCATATCTCAAAGACATCACAGTCTTCGCACTGAAACTCATAAAGAGGCATATTTGATTAAACCGGAAGAATGTTTTTATCAAAAATTGCAGTCGGAATTGCCAGAGTACAGCAGGCATTTGGAATATCCACAATACCACTAACTCTTCCTTCTACAGGGGCACAGCTTAGCAATAGATAAGCTTGTTCACCCGTATAACCAAACTTCATGAGATAGGCGATCGCATTTAAGCAAGCTTGACGGTAAGCAATGTGTACATCCATAAAGTATTGCTTCCCTGTAAA
This window of the Pseudanabaena sp. BC1403 genome carries:
- a CDS encoding FmdB family zinc ribbon protein, yielding MPLYEFQCEDCDVFEIWRPMAESSDPAHCPECDKRGKRIFSPPMTLSRTVRMKKVSAEPELVKRELEPKTPTIQYHSGSRPWMVGH